A single region of the Oncorhynchus kisutch isolate 150728-3 linkage group LG30, Okis_V2, whole genome shotgun sequence genome encodes:
- the sf3a2 gene encoding splicing factor 3A subunit 2 — translation MDFQHRAGGKTGSGGVASSSESNRDRRERLRQLALETIDINKDPYFMKNHLGSYECKLCLTLHNNEGSYLAHTQGKKHQTNLARRAAKEAKEAPAQPAPEKVKVEVKKFVKIGRPGYKVTKQRDPESGQQSLLFQIDYPEIAEGIGPRHRFMSAYEQRIEPPDRRWQYLLLAAEPYETIAFKVPSREIDKAESRFWTHWNKDTKQFFLQFHFKMEKSLAPPSGPVPPMGVKRPPPLMSGIGPRPPNEAMPPPPPGGMHMPPLPPGAPGPPQMHHHHQMQHGGPGMGMPPLMRPPLPSDSHGGMPHQNN, via the exons ATGGATTTCCAACACAGAGCTGGGGGCAAGACGGGGAGCGGTGGCGTGGCGTCCTCCTCGGAGAGCAACCGGGATAGGCGAGAGCGGCTCCGCCAGCTGGCCCTGGAGACCATCGACATCAACAAGGACCCCTATTTCATGAAGAACCATCTGGGCTCTTATGAGTGTAAGCTGTGTCTGACACTACACAACAATGAG GGCAGCTATCTGGCCCATACACAGGGAAAGAAGCATCAGACCAATTT AGCGAGAAGAGCAGCCAAAGAAGCAAAAGAAGCCCCTGCCCAGCCAGCCCCCGAAAAGGTGAAGGTCGAGGTCAAGAAATTTGTGAAGATTGGTCGACCAGGGTACAAAG TAACCAAGCAGAGAGATCCAGAGAGTGGGCAACAGTCTTTACTTTTCCAG ATTGATTACCCAGAGATAGCGGAGGGCATAGGGCCCAGGCATCGCTTCATGTCTGCATACGAGCAGCGCATTGAGCCCCCAGACCGTCGTTGGCAGTACCTTCTACTGGCTGCAGAACCATATGAGACCATCGCcttcaag GTGCCAAGCAGAGAGATTGATAAAGCTGAGAGTCGGTTCTGGACCCACTGGAACAAAGATACAAAGCAG TTTTTCCTCCAATTCCACTTCAAGATGGAGAAATCTCTCGCTCCACCCAGCGGACCCGTACCCCCGATGGGTGTAAAGCGCCCCCCTCCGCTGATGAGTGGGATAGGTCCTCGGCCCCCCAATGAGGCCATGCCCCCTCCACCCCCAGGGGGGATGCATATGCCACCCTTGCCCCCTGGTGCCCCTGGCCCTCCTCAGATGCACCACCATCATCAGATGCAACACGGTGGCCCCGGGATGGGCATGCCACCCCTGATGAGACCCCCGCTCCCTTCTGACAGTCATGGAGGAATGCCCCATCAAAACAACTGA
- the plekhj1 gene encoding pleckstrin homology domain-containing family J member 1, with protein MRFNEKELISLSRQPSERAAELGMRGPKKGDVVKRRLVKLVVNFLFYFRTDEEEPQGALLLEQCRVEREDSLAFSITFLDEAERKYLFECDSQEQCQEWIDSIIKASYEFMRKNLIFYRTEIHRLTGKDPLEQYGIEDETRFQVTSGLQLMPKDI; from the exons ATGCGTTTCAATGAGAAGGAACTAATTTCGTTGAGTCGCCAACCATCTGAGAGGGCGGCGGAACTTGGCATGCGAGGACCGAAGAAAGGAGATG TTGTGAAGAGGAGGTTGGTGAAGCTGGTGGTTAATTTCCTGTTCTACTTCCGAACTGATGAGGAGGAG CCTCAGGGTGCCTTGTTGCTAGAGCAGTGTCGGGTAGAAAGAGAGGACAGCCTTGCCTTCTCTATCA CTTTCCTAGATGAGGCAGAGAGGAAGTACCTGTTTGAGTGTGACTCCCAGGAGCAGTGTCAGGAGTGGATTGACTCCATCATCAAGGCCAG TTATGAGTTCATGAGGAAGAACTTGATCTTCTATCGCACAGAGATCCACCGGCTGACCGGCAAG GACCCTCTGGAGCAGTATGGTATTGAAGATGAGACACGCTTCCAGGTCACTAGTGGCCTACAGCTCATGCCGAAAGACATTTAA